The following are from one region of the Longimicrobium sp. genome:
- a CDS encoding O-antigen ligase, with the protein MATRLQPSFAPARPRHPRQAALHDAARAVLDRAEAAIVVAGLFLFSTALAPMMAGVESDPTAENATLRTVYTSVYIVLFPWILVHWREVFTAAMRNVWTMALVGLGVVSTLWSVAPDVTQRRGAAWVLTTLFGVYLAARYDTRTLLKLLAAALGIAAVMSVVFSIALPAYGVHSDVHAGAWRGVYPQKNTLGQVMVLGTVVFMVLRPSLGRRRWVGTCGAALCAALVLASTSKTALVVLMSMGLLAVLFRSLRWHFTLAVPFLIACVMVGGSMALWLAAKAEGLLTAMGKDPTLTGRTPMWEVVWDMIMRRAGLGYGYSAFWVPGPNSPARDVARVLEWETPHAHNGFLDLALQVGLIGVGLFLVGFAVAAVRGVKLLRSTHDALALWPILFLSYLLLYNMTESGLGARHNLFWVLYAATVCSWILRRPAAETRAVAEPAPAPAPVYAHAGARR; encoded by the coding sequence ATGGCAACTAGGCTGCAGCCGTCCTTTGCGCCCGCGCGCCCCCGCCACCCGCGGCAGGCGGCGCTGCACGACGCGGCCCGCGCCGTGCTCGACCGCGCCGAGGCGGCGATCGTGGTGGCGGGGCTCTTCCTCTTCTCCACCGCGCTGGCCCCCATGATGGCGGGCGTGGAGTCCGATCCCACGGCCGAGAATGCAACGCTGCGGACGGTGTACACCTCCGTCTACATCGTACTCTTCCCCTGGATCCTGGTGCACTGGCGTGAGGTGTTCACAGCCGCCATGCGCAACGTGTGGACGATGGCGCTGGTCGGCCTCGGCGTCGTCTCCACCCTGTGGTCGGTGGCGCCGGACGTCACCCAGCGGCGCGGCGCGGCATGGGTGCTGACGACGCTGTTCGGCGTGTACCTGGCGGCGCGCTACGACACGCGCACGCTGCTGAAGCTGCTCGCCGCCGCGCTGGGGATCGCCGCGGTCATGTCCGTCGTCTTCTCCATCGCCCTTCCCGCGTACGGCGTGCATTCGGACGTGCACGCGGGGGCGTGGCGCGGCGTCTATCCGCAAAAGAACACGCTGGGCCAGGTGATGGTGCTGGGGACGGTCGTCTTCATGGTGCTGCGCCCCTCGCTCGGCCGCCGGCGCTGGGTGGGGACGTGCGGCGCGGCGCTGTGCGCGGCGCTGGTGCTCGCCTCCACCTCCAAGACGGCGCTCGTCGTCCTGATGAGCATGGGGCTGCTGGCCGTCCTCTTTCGCTCGCTGCGCTGGCACTTCACGCTGGCCGTGCCCTTTCTGATCGCGTGCGTGATGGTGGGCGGCAGCATGGCGCTCTGGCTGGCCGCCAAGGCCGAGGGGCTGCTGACGGCGATGGGCAAGGACCCCACGCTCACCGGCCGCACGCCGATGTGGGAAGTGGTGTGGGACATGATCATGCGGCGCGCGGGGCTCGGCTACGGCTACAGCGCCTTCTGGGTGCCGGGCCCCAACAGCCCCGCCCGCGACGTGGCGCGGGTGCTGGAGTGGGAGACGCCGCACGCGCACAACGGCTTCCTCGATCTCGCGCTGCAGGTCGGCCTGATAGGCGTCGGCCTCTTCCTGGTGGGGTTCGCGGTGGCGGCGGTGCGCGGAGTGAAGCTGCTGCGCTCCACGCACGATGCGCTCGCCCTTTGGCCGATCCTCTTCCTCAGCTACCTGCTCCTCTACAACATGACGGAGAGCGGCCTGGGCGCGCGGCACAACCTCTTCTGGGTGCTGTACGCCGCGACGGTGTGCTCCTGGATCCTGCGCCGCCCCGCCGCCGAGACGCGCGCCGTCGCTGAGCCGGCCCCGGCGCCCGCCCCCGTGTACGCCCACGCCGGCGCCCGCCGATGA
- a CDS encoding glycosyltransferase yields MQQAVAGPAQRVAICVATFQRPVGLRRCLEAIAGLTFSRVTPPEVVVVVVDNAPDSAAAVCDEMRPRLPWPLRYESEMQRGISFARNRAITVAREVADFVAFIDDDEAPEPNWLDELLHAQGANDADVVAGPVTRHFESEPPEWVRRGGFFVDPRRPTGTPVRDPGTGNVLIRLAALERFDAPFDARFALTGGEDTHLFLRLHRAGCRMVWADEALAHEWIPASRANARWVLMRIYRGANTWSLCERELDPGVRATTMRAAKGLARVGIGMAMLPFSWIMGRHMVVRSLWYVCFGTGNLTGLVGLKYDEYRVTHGN; encoded by the coding sequence GTGCAGCAGGCCGTCGCGGGTCCGGCACAGCGGGTGGCGATCTGCGTGGCCACCTTTCAGCGCCCGGTGGGCCTCCGCCGGTGCCTGGAGGCGATCGCCGGGCTGACGTTCTCGCGCGTCACGCCCCCGGAGGTCGTGGTGGTGGTGGTGGACAACGCCCCCGACAGCGCCGCCGCCGTCTGCGACGAGATGCGCCCCCGCCTCCCCTGGCCGCTGCGCTACGAGAGCGAGATGCAGCGCGGGATCTCCTTCGCGCGCAACCGCGCGATCACGGTGGCGCGCGAGGTGGCGGACTTCGTCGCGTTCATCGACGACGACGAGGCGCCCGAGCCCAACTGGCTGGACGAGCTCCTCCACGCGCAGGGCGCCAACGACGCCGACGTGGTCGCCGGCCCGGTGACGAGGCATTTCGAGAGCGAGCCGCCGGAGTGGGTGCGCAGGGGCGGCTTCTTCGTCGATCCCCGCCGCCCCACCGGCACGCCCGTGCGTGACCCGGGGACGGGGAACGTGCTGATCCGCCTGGCCGCACTGGAACGTTTCGATGCACCCTTCGACGCGCGCTTCGCCCTCACCGGCGGCGAGGACACGCACCTCTTCCTGCGCCTGCACCGCGCGGGGTGCAGGATGGTGTGGGCGGACGAGGCGCTGGCGCACGAGTGGATCCCCGCGAGCCGCGCCAACGCCCGCTGGGTGCTGATGCGCATCTATCGCGGCGCCAACACCTGGAGCCTCTGCGAGCGCGAGCTGGACCCCGGCGTGCGCGCCACCACCATGCGCGCGGCCAAGGGGCTGGCGCGCGTGGGGATTGGGATGGCGATGCTCCCCTTCTCGTGGATCATGGGGCGCCACATGGTGGTGAGGTCGCTCTGGTACGTGTGCTTCGGCACGGGGAACCTCACCGGGCTGGTGGGGCTGAAGTACGACGAGTACCGGGTGACCCATGGCAACTAG